Below is a genomic region from Candidatus Obscuribacterales bacterium.
TATCAATCTTAACTATCAACAGCCAGGCATTGACCTGACTCCTGATCCAACCAGCTATGTTTATGTCGTTGGCAATTCCTCAAGCGAACTTTTAGGTACCACTTATGCTGAAGGTGTGGGCATAGACATTAACCTATCCAAGTCCAACACAACCCTAACCATCGGCACGCTTAGCGCTACGGGAAGCAATGTCACGATAACTGCCAACACAGGCAACTCAAGCGTTGTTCTTTTAAACACATCTACAATAACATCCGACTTAGGCAATATTACCGTTAACACTACAAACATCACAATTGATGGCGACATGTCAGCTGCCCTGGGCTCTATCACCATACAAAGTTCCGGAGACTTACATGTGAGCGGCAGTGGCAGCCTGGAAGCCAGTAACAGCGTTTACTCAAACTCTTTCAACACCTACTCTCCTACCGGTGTCATTCGATTTGAGGATGGAACTTCACTAACACAAGTCGGTCAAGGTACAACACTGGTACTTGCACCATTTATAGAATTTGGTGCCGATGTCGTATTTTCAAATGATTATACCGGTAACAGCCTGGGTTATATATTCGGTCGTGGCTCGTCTCCCATAGTAGTCACCTTAACGTCCAATTCCACGGTCACTTTTAATACGTCGGACTCCGGACTAATTCAGTTTGATAGTGTTGCCGGATCGCTCACTTTCAATGCTTCAGGCACTGGCAATGCACAATTGACAACAACTGGAACAACAGGAATAAATATCTGGTCTTCCGAAAACGACCTGACTATTAATCAGCATGTGACAATCAACAGTGGTGGCACGCTCTCTGTTTATACTTTGGATGGACCGACCGATCAAATTATCAATCATGGGTCATTAATAGGTGCCGGCCAGATAAATATTTCAGGAGAGGGCAATTTGAACCTCGTCAGTGACGGCACTGTTCAAGCGTCAACAATTGCTTTAACGGCTTTTACGGGAGATTTTTCAACCGCGTCCATTAATGCAACCGTGACAAGCCTTACAGGCACCGTGACGGCAACAGCAAATAATACGATCAATCTAACGGCTTCTTCACCACTAACTTTAGGACTTATCGAATCTGCTAATGGTTCAACAACAATTGTCGCCGACGGCGACATTCACGTTACAAATAACATTCAAGTTACCGAAGGCAACCTCATACTGCAAGATCTAAACACAGTCGATGGATTCATTGATATAGACAGCGGCGTCACAATATCTGCAACCACTACAGGTAACACTCTGGGCCGTGTTTATATCTTCATCGGCACCTCACTGCCGAGCGGCACCAACAGTACAGCTCCCGGCAACGTGGTTGTTTCCAATACCAATGGTGGCACTACATATTTTGGAGCCAATAGCATCACAGCGTCAGCTCCGGATAATCATGTAAATTCAAACGGCAGTGTCGTTATTTTCGACACAGGTTCCCTGTCAGCCAACTCAATATCATTAGGCGGCAATGTCACAATCAACGGAACATCACAACCTCCGGTTGATGGGCCGATTTACAGCCTTGACTTCACCGATCCAAATCTCACCGCTCTAATCATCCAACTGCAAGGAGAAAGTCTAATTGGCGGCACATTGCAGGTCGATGCACAAGGCGTTGCAACAGGCGGCAACGCCATCATCGGCTCCAACATGCTGTCCAGCACACTCACCGGAACCAATATTCCAACCGGTGTAACTGTTACCTTTGACGGTTTTACAGCCTCAAACCCATTGAATATCAACGTCAGCGGTTCCAGTCTCTCTCCAATAGCCACAATATCCGGCACTGCTCAATTTATCACATCAGGTTCTCCATCCGGTGGTCTAATTAACATAGCCTCGGATCAAGCTTCCGAAAACGGCCGCCCTGCATTCCTTCTAACTGGTACAGGTCAACTAATCAGTGACGGTAGTTTGTCACTTTCGGCATCCGGAACGATGACTCTTGCAGGTACAGTATCCGCTGAGACAAACTTGACACTAGCCACTACAGCCAACAACGGCAATATCAACATTACAGGTCCAGTTTCTGCTACTAATGCGGTCAGTCTATCGGTCAACGGCAACGGTAAAGTCACAGGCACTGTTGATTCACCAGCATTAAGTTTCGCATCCTCAATGGGTAATCTTGGTTCTTCCACCGGCAGTCGTTTCAATAGTAATGCGCAATCTATATCCGTAAATACAGGTGGCGATGCATTTATCGGTAATACCAGCACCGGCACTTTGACACTAGGCGCTACATCGGTTCGCAATCTAGACTTAACCAACAACCACGCTGTTACATTGTCTTCCACTCTACAAGCCAGCCAAAGCGCTTCAATTTTAGTCACCGGCAATAACGGCGGGGTTACACTCAACGGTAACTTCACCGCACCCAATTGGGTGGACATGGTAGCTAATGGTACCGGTGACATCGTGCAAAATGCCGGCACTATTAGAACTTCAAGTGTCTACCTCAAATCAGGCTCCGGCAACATCGGCTCTTCCGGTTCACCCATTCAAACTAGTGCTTTCTATACAACCTTCATTACCTCCGGCGGTGAAGTTCATCTCAACTCCTCCAACTCTATCCGCGTACACAACCCATCTTCAGGCTCGGTCATCGATATTACTTCCAATGGTCAAGTTGAAGTTGCTCAACCGATAACATCTTCAAGCAGCGTTACCTTCCACGGCGCAGGGACAATTATTCTTTCCGCCAACATCACTGCTACATCATTCACCTCCCTTTACGGCAATGGTCACGGCAATATCCTCAACAACGGCGGCTCAATAATTACACCTGTTCTGACGACATCAACAGGCAGCGGTAACATCGGCAGCAACACGACAGCTATTGATACGACTGCCACCACAATTACATCAACCAACCAGGGCGGCAACAACACCAACATCACCGGAGGCGGCAGTCAAACAACTGTTATCACCGGCATAACTGCTGCCTCTGTCAATGTAACATCCGATGGCAGTCTCAATGTAGGTAATGTTCAATCCACTTATGGTTCGATTCAACTGACAGGCTCCGGCACAATTACCGTCACCGAAGGCTCAACTGTTCATGCCAATGAAGGCGATATCACAATCCACAACAACAATGAAACAGGCACCATCAACCTCGAGCAAAATTCCACCGTCGAAGCATACACAAATAACGGTAGCAGCGGTCTGGGCAATGTCACCATCACCGTCGGTAACTCTATCGGCACATCAGGTACGACAGGCGCCAACGTCACGACTAATATTCAAGGCGGTGGTCAGATTATCATAGGCAACAATGGCTTCACCGCTGATGCTCCAACCAACACCATTAATGCAATAGGCGCCAATGTCACTATTGATGCCGGCGCTTCCGGCACAATCAACCTCGGCGGCAATGTCACAATTACAGCTGACCCACCAGTTGTACCGACTCCATCGAGTCAGCCAGTCGTGGCAATTTCCAACACCTCACCAATAATTGTTGCCTCTCCATCATCATCTGTTAAAGTTGCTCTTGCTCCGTCTACCAACTCAACCTCGGCTAGCACGACGGCCACAACGGCTCAACCATTGACTGTGACAGCCCTTGCCAACATCACTCCATTACTCACAATCAACACTGCCATAGTGGCTTCACCCCCCGTGCCGCAGCTGCTCACAACGACTCCGCATGTTCCTTCAGCATCCATGGTCATCAACAACTTCAACTCGACGCAAGTTAATCTCATTGACCCGAGCGCAGTCACACCGAGTGCACCACCCAGCAATTCTGACAATCAACCATCTACTCAATCAACATCTAACAACTCCGACGAGAAAGCTTATTTACCAATAGCATTTACAACATCGGCGCCATCAAGCCCGGCGATGAGCAACACTGCATATGAGCTACAACAAGCTGACCTCGGCTCTTGCCAGGTAAGACATGCAGGCAACGCTAATGTTTCATATGCCGCCGGACATGTCGATCTTCACTCTGGTGAAGTTCTTATCCACAGCCCGCAAGCGACAACTGTTAAAGCCGGTGATTACACCATCTCAATTGAGTCTGGTTCAGTAGCGCTCGTAAGCCGCGACAACCATGTCGTCAAGGTTCGTGCCTTGCATGAAACTCACACCAACGCCATCGTCATCAAAGCCGGCAATAATTCCATCAAGCTCAACATCGGACAAGAAGTAATGCTGGCAGCCAATTCGACGCACCTGCAAGTTGCCGCCCAAGCTGATAGTCTTGGACGTCGCCACGTGATTAATGCCGACCTGTCGAATGGGCACGCCATGTCGCGTTCGGAATTCTCGCATATGGGTCTTATTGAACAATCGCCTGTTTTAACCAAGCTCATCCAATCCAAGTCTCCCACCGATAAGCAGCTTGCGGGCAAGTTAATCAAGACGGCTGCCTGTTTAATGACCGTAACCGGGGCTCACGGAGCCTTTACCGGCAAGTAAGTTCGTGACTAATGTTGGCGGAGCCAATACTGGAAAGTATTTGCGACCCAAGTGGGGAGCCTACGATTGCCAGCCTGGTTAGGTTTGGCTAACCTCTCCTTGTATATGGCTTCGAGGCAATTCCGTTAAACATGGACGGTTACGATTCACTTACGAAAAAGCCGGAGCAGGCAGGTCCTGAGACACTGCTCTTGGTTCTCGACTGCTCATCCTCAATGACCGACGGCAATTACCAGCAGTGCAAGGCGGTCATAGAAAATGCCATTTGCCCGCAACCGACTATGTCCGGCGCCTATCCTGAAGGGGCTATCGGAGACGATGTGCTTTTAGGACTTAGGGAGTTCGGCGAGCACAATCCAGCATTAACCAACGAATGCAGACAAAGCGAGCTTGTCGTCAGACCCGGTTTAGCCAATCGCTCACAAGTCCTAGGCAAACTCAACAGCGTCAGCTTCGGTTATACAACGCCACTTACCTATGCGATAAATCAATTACCTCTAGATTTAGCTCGGGCACGCGGACCCAAGCACGTCATTTTGTTTACGGACGGCGATGGGACATGTCCTGATGAAGATGCTTGCAACGCATTGCAGAGAGTACAGCAACAAACCGGTGCCAGAATAGATATTATTGGTTTGCGCGGCGCTAATCAGGATTTACTTAAGTGCATAAACGATCTGCACAATCCAAACATTCAAGCGCAGTCAGCAAACGCTGAAAACCTCAATGATATTTTCGGCAGCATGGTGCGCAAGAATCTTGAAGGAAAAGTTCTACCTCACCAATCAACGCATCGTAGTCTGTGGAACAAGTTCCAAGCATTTTTGCATCCCGAGCATAAACATGAGTGCCATTGCCACAAGCCGCCACTTAATAAAATCCAAGCGTCTAAGACCGGATATTATCGGGAGGGACAGCAGTAATGGCCGCTCCTTTAGATAAACATCCTACAGATAAGCACCCAACAAAACAAGCAGATGTGCATCAACTTGTGCCGCAAAAGCCAATGGAAGATTTATCCATTGAGGCTAACAGCCATCCAAAAGAGTTGAAAAAAACTCCTGGGATAGAACTCACTCTCACCAAACGACAAGAAATCGAGAAAAGCACCAACAACTTGAAGATGACGTGCAAGCGAATCGTAGATCACGTTTGCGGTTGCCCATACCATCTCGAAGATATTATCATCGGCGAAGCATCGATAGACAAAGAACATTTTGTCAAACCCAACTCAATTACCTTGCAACAGCAAGGACTTGCACTAATCAATTCAATCGAAACACTGACGAATGGTGCATCTAATTTGGTACCTGAGCAGAGTCCATATCCAATGGAGATCAAATATAAGACAGCCATTGTCGATGCTTTGAAAGAAGACATCGCTAAGACGAAAGCGCCATTCGAGAAGGTGAAAACAGCATTATTCGGCGATTCAATGTCAGTTGAAACGACGGAACAACTTTTAGACGATACTGTCAATCTAATCCGCAACACACAAAACGTCATGGTGCAAATCGACAAGCTAAAAGCAGCCGACACAATTGATTGGCAGCGAGAAGAATACAAAGCCCAGCGCAAGAAAGAAGAAGAGGAAGCTCGCCGCGTTCACGAGGCAGAAGTACTTCCGTTGCGTGCAGAGAAACAAGTCTTAGATCAATTCGATGGTGTCATTACCGGTTTTAGCCAATTGCCGGATACGCTTCACAAGGCTGAGAAATTAACAGATCCTTCTCTGCAGGAATTGCCGAAATTCATCAGGCACACAAAAGACGGTTACGACCCAGAACCTCTTGTTTCTGAAGACGACACAGTTTGGTTGTGCAGTCCGGCAACAGCTGCCGGACTCTTAGGTGCGATTGCCATACGCGCTATCGCCAGAAAAGCAAATACGGTCAAAGAGCCAAATCCGGAAAGACCGACGCAGGACAAAATTGACACTGGACTCAAAGAGCTATCCGGTCAAATCACATCATTAAAGCAGCAAGTTGAGTTTGTCGCAAACTATCCAAACACCAGAAATCCAAACGTCAATTGGTCAACAATGCAGCAAATTGACGCCCTCAAGAAAGCAGTGCCTCAAGTCTTGCCTATTTTGAACGAATTGGAAGACTTGCCCAACAAACAAGGCACCTGGAATTTAGCCACTATTCGCGCCAGCATGTTGAAAGCAGAAAATAGCCCTGAACTCCAACAGGTTATCCAGGCATGTAAGGAACTCGACACCGAGAGAAAGGCTTTGGATAGTCAAATAAATCCTCCGACTAAACCCCAGCGCAACTACTACGACCCTTACGGCAATATCCCTAATACCCCTAATACAAATCCAAACTGGCCCTATTAGTCGCAATCCCATATTAAATTCACAGCCTAAAATCTAGGCTGTCCAAATAGCGTCCAGGCAAAGGTTTGAGGCTCTGCAAGCCTGAAGCAGGCATCCCTGGCATTGACGCTCTTGGACTCAGATGGTATCGTCAAAAAGGGATTCTTAAACGCAGTTAATATTCATCGTCTGGCCCAATCCATATATAGGAGCTGCCATGGCACGTCTATCCAAAGGCAACACACTTGCCCTAGTCGCCGTCACTATTGGTCTTTTAACCCTCCTTATCGCCTTCTGCATAATGAATTACAATCTCCTTTTAGGCGGGCATAAAGTCGCGGCCTCCGCAATTGACGCGGCTTCTCTTCAAGCAGCTTCGGATATGGCACGTATTGTTATCGACGGCAAGATGGGCAAAGTTGCCCTCGTCGATGATCTACCAAGTAATAGCCAGCGACCAATACTGGGAATTAACACACTGCTTGCCACCATTCGCCTCGATGCTCTCATTGGAGATCGACTCGGCAATGACACCATTAAGACTCTGGCAAATGAAGATCTACAAAAAGCGCTAGATGACGCGGCAACCTTGCAGCAAGCAATAGAAGCATCGGCAAATGGTGCGGACAAAAAAGACAGAGATGGCAAGACCATCAATTTAAAAGCGAGCGTAGAAAGTGCTTACGATGCCAATTCACTGCGTTTAGGTACAGGCAAACGAACCGGCGACTTAGTTTTCACTTTCGGTCGGCTCAAAGAATCCGGTGCACCAACTTCAACGCCAATTCCTGTTCCAAATAATTTAGCACAGTTAAACAGCTCCGACTATACAAGTAGCAGTATTGGCTCTGTGTATAAAGCTTACACACCGGTTACCGCGCCGGGACTGAGCCAACCCATAAGCTTTGTCGCGTTAGGACAAGAGCCACAGCTTATAGACAACGATCGCATCACGTCGTTATCTGCCGGCGAAACACCGGTGGCAACAGTTGTGCAAATAAGCGCGCAACATCAAGTCACTCCAATAGGCGACAGTAAATTTCCGCCACCAATGCTTGTTAAATCAACATCGCAATGTGGCGGTCGCAATATCACATTCGCTTCTAGTGTTCTTGTATTGAACTTTCCTCAAGGTTTGTCCATTGGCAATAACAAGGTTAATTTCAACAGTGTTCTTGGGATACTAGATAGCGTCGGAAAATGGGATGGTTCAGGTTCGTGGGCTCCTACTTACAGAAACAGATCAATTGACGATCCGTCTGTTGCACTAGCTTGTGAAGTTTACGATTGGATCCGTAGCTTAGGTCTGAGACCCAATATTGAGTCGATAAAAACTGTTTTGGAACAACCATTGCTGCCGCCTACACAATCGCTGGCTGACTTCGAACGCGATCGCGCCATTGCTAATTTTCTGAATAATTTCAATTTGCTGCCTGCCTGGGCACAAGCAGGAGGAAATCCATGGCTACCTCAAAACATAAAAAGCGTATATCCAAATACGCCGGTTAATTCACCAAATTACTTTCCAGGCAATCACATAAGAATGGTTGATGCCAATACTCCTGGCGCCAAGCGTGAATTTTTCAACGGCAATCAGGCATATCACCTTGGTCCTTCAGGAGCCGTCACAGATGCAGCCATCGGACCGTCACTCAAACAACCAACAGCAGGCTACCAGACCGA
It encodes:
- a CDS encoding VWA domain-containing protein gives rise to the protein MDGYDSLTKKPEQAGPETLLLVLDCSSSMTDGNYQQCKAVIENAICPQPTMSGAYPEGAIGDDVLLGLREFGEHNPALTNECRQSELVVRPGLANRSQVLGKLNSVSFGYTTPLTYAINQLPLDLARARGPKHVILFTDGDGTCPDEDACNALQRVQQQTGARIDIIGLRGANQDLLKCINDLHNPNIQAQSANAENLNDIFGSMVRKNLEGKVLPHQSTHRSLWNKFQAFLHPEHKHECHCHKPPLNKIQASKTGYYREGQQ